The following coding sequences lie in one Arachis hypogaea cultivar Tifrunner chromosome 9, arahy.Tifrunner.gnm2.J5K5, whole genome shotgun sequence genomic window:
- the LOC112710931 gene encoding uncharacterized protein: MTTVSSEFLPHTLPLRTHHKHNLQYSNSNTVVTCTKSLVNEGGNNNPRNNNSNKRQHVFYKVSYFETRPSKLAQNYDFKDTHLMKALNRSCKAGKYNESLYFLQHMVSKGYKPDVILCTKLIKGLFNAKKIEKAIKVMEILEKHGDPDVFAYNAVISGLCKADKTDEANKVLDRMKKRGFAPDVVTYNILIGNLCGRGKLDLALKVMDQLLKDNCKPTVITYTILIEATIIDGGIDEAMKLLDEMLSRGLQPDMYTYNAIVRGMCKEGLVDRAFEFVTSISTKGCSPDVISYNLLLRGLLSKGKWESGQRLMADMFVKGCEPNVVTYSTLISYLCREGRTEEAMDVLKVMREKGLTPDAYSYDPLISAFCKEGRVDLAIEFLDAMMSDGCLPDIISYNSILATLCKNGKADEALNIFEKLAEVGCPPNASSYNTMFCALWSSGDKIRALGMILEMLSNDIDPDGITYNSLISCLCRDGMVDEAIGLLVDMESSNCKPTVVSYNIVLLGLCKVQRVTDAIEVLTTMVDKGCQPNETTYTLLIEGIGFAGWRNDAMELANTLVSIDAISEYSFKRLYKTFPMLDVYKELTLSD; encoded by the coding sequence ATGACAACAGTTTCAAGTGAGTTTCTGCCACATACCCTCCCATTGAGAACCCATCATAAGCACAATTTGCAGTACTCAAACTCCAACACTGTTGTCACTTGCACAAAATCACTTGTCAATGAAGGTGGTAACAACAATCCAAGGAACAATAACAGCAACAAAAGACAACATGTTTTCTATAAGGTGTCTTATTTTGAGACAAGGCCATCAAAACTTGCTCAAAATTATGATTTTAAGGATACCCATCTCATGAAAGCCCTCAACAGATCTTGCAAAGCAGGGAAGTACAATGAATCACTCTATTTCCTTCAGCACATGGTGAGCAAAGGTTATAAGCCAGACGTTATTCTATGCACAAAGCTCATCAAGGGTTTGTTCAATGCCAAGAAGATTGAGAAAGCAATAAAGGTGATGGAGATTCTAGAGAAGCATGGTGACCCTGATGTGTTTGCTTACAATGCAGTGATTAGTGGGTTGTGCAAAGCTGATAAAACTGATGAAGCAAACAAAGTGCTTGATAGAATGAAAAAGAGAGGTTTCGCACCGGATGTTGTTACCTATAACATACTCATTGGGAATCTTTGTGGTAGAGGGAAGCTTGATTTGGCTCTCAAGGTTATGGATCAGCTGTTGAAGGATAATTGTAAGCCAACTGTGATTACATACACAATCTTGATCGAAGCGACTATTATTGATGGCGGCATTGATGAGGCAATGAAGCTTTTGGATGAGATGTTGTCAAGAGGACTTCAACCTGACATGTACACGTACAATGCAATTGTCAGGGGAATGTGTAAAGAAGGATTGGTTGATCGCGCCTTCGAGTTTGTTACGAGTATAAGTACTAAGGGTTGTTCCCCAGATGTGATCTCATACAATCTTTTGCTGAGGGGTCTTCTGAGTAAAGGAAAATGGGAGAGTGGACAGAGGTTGATGGCTGATATGTTTGTGAAGGGTTGTGAGCCTAATGTTGTGACTTACAGCACCTTGATTAGCTATCTCTGTCGCGAAGGTAGAACCGAGGAGGCTATGGATGTTTTGAAGGTTATGAGGGAAAAGGGGTTAACCCCTGATGCTTATAGCTATGATCCATTGATTTCGGCCTTCTGCAAAGAAGGAAGAGTGGATTTGGCTATAGAGTTCTTGGATGCCATGATGTCTGATGGCTGCTTGCCGGATATCATCAGCTACAATTCGATATTGGCGACTCTGTGCAAGAATGGAAAAGCTGATGAGGCTTTGAACATCTTTGAGAAGCTTGCTGAAGTGGGGTGTCCTCCTAATGCAAGTTCTTACAACACAATGTTCTGTGCCCTGTGGAGTAGTGGCGACAAAATCCGAGCATTGGGGATGATTCTGGAGATGCTAAGCAACGACATTGACCCAGATGGGATCACATACAATTCCCTCATATCTTGCTTGTGCAGGGATGGAATGGTGGATGAGGCCATTGGATTGTTGGTGGACATGGAAAGTAGCAATTGTAAGCCTACTGTTGTGAGTTACAACATTGTTCTTCTTGGTTTGTGCAAAGTTCAGAGAGTCACTGATGCAATTGAGGTGCTTACCACCATGGTTGATAAAGGGTGTCAACCAAATGAAACTACCTACACATTGTTGATTGAGGGTATTGGTTTCGCTGGATGGCGAAATGATGCTATGGAGCTAGCTAATACCCTTGTTAGTATAGATGCAATTTCTGAGTATTCATTCAAACGCTTGTACAAAACCTTTCCCATGCTTGATGTGTACAAAGAGCTTACTTTATCAGATTAA
- the LOC112710930 gene encoding uncharacterized protein encodes MGYVITLRNNIFTSQFLLGMRECIRQDGCNSSSTFSFNCSSPKKSPSILRICYFKYFVATKNCSLRKGLPCRSFQERGSVLLDRVNEVDHEDWAFEGYSVGEGNNNEFTELVDLNKSIDSPSLSPDGPFVGNNEKTNNMILQNLCSRGKLTLAAKLIDIMSRKGQIPHFPCCTNLIRGFIRIGLVGKACRIMNIMVMSGGVPDTITFNMVIGGLCKIGRLRSAIAMVEDMSMSGCSPDAITYNTIIRCIFDNGKDANQAISFWKEQLRKGCPPYLVTYTVLIDLVCRYCGTARALEVLEDIAMEGCYPDIITYNCLTNLTSKQGKYEDTVFILNNLLTHGMEPNYVTYNTLLHSLSNHGYWDEVDEILKIMSETTGPPTVVTYNIMLNGLCKSGLLDRAISIYINMVSENCSPDIITYNTLLRAVCKEGFIDEGIELLHLLAGTTSPGLVSYNIVIDGVTKMGYMDSAKELYGEMTKKGITPDEITHSCMTWGFCRLQQLEEAVQVLKLMTKKEQNIKDGAYRYVILGLCKQRKVDVAIQALDLMVRNQYQPDARIYYTLIKALADEGMVEEANNLHQQLVRWNLLKKETMFS; translated from the coding sequence ATGGGATATGTAATTACTCTGCGAAACAATATTTTTACATCCCAATTTTTGCTTGGTATGCGTGAGTGCATCAGACAAGATGGCTGTAATTCAAGTTccaccttttcttttaattgttctTCGCCGAAGAAATCTCCATCCATACTCAGAATTTGTTATTTCAAGTACTTTGTTGCAACAAAAAATTGTTCACTTCGAAAAGGATTGCCATGTAGAAGCTTTCAAGAACGGGGAAGTGTTTTGCTTGATAGAGTCAATGAAGTTGACCATGAAGATTGGGCCTTTGAAGGTTATTCTGTCGGTGAAGGTAATAATAATGAATTCACAGAACTAGTGGATTTAAACAAGTCTATAGACTCCCCATCTTTGTCCCCAGATGGACCATTTGTTGGCAataatgaaaaaacaaataatatgaTACTCCAGAATCTTTGCAGCCGCGGAAAGTTAACGCTTGCAGCAAAGTTGATTGATATTATGTCACGTAAAGGCCAAATACCTCATTTCCCTTGTTGTACAAATTTGATTCGTGGCTTTATCAGAATCGGTCTAGTCGGAAAAGCTTGTAGAATAATGAACATAATGGTCATGTCTGGTGGTGTTCCTGACACAATTACATTCAACATGGTAATTGGTGGCCTGTGTAAAATAGGTCGTCTGAGATCTGCAATTGCTATGGTTGAAGATATGAGCATGAGTGGCTGCTCCCCAGATGCAATTACATACAATACAATAATTCGCTGCATATTTGATAATGGCAAAGATGCCAATCAGGCGATTAGCTTCTGGAAGGAACAATTGAGGAAAGGGTGCCCTCCTTATCTGGTTACCTACACAGTTCTTATCGATCTGGTGTGCAGATACTGTGGCACTGCTCGTGCACTCGAAGTACTTGAAGATATAGCAATGGAAGGATGCTATCCAGATATCATTACATACAATTGTCTCACAAATCTTACTTCTAAACAAGGGAAGTATGAGGATAcagttttcattttgaataatcTTCTAACCCACGGGATGGAGCCAAACTATGTGACATACAATACTCTTCTTCATTCTCTTAGTAACCATGGGTACTGGGATGAAGTTGATGAGATTCTGAAGATTATGAGTGAGACTACTGGTCCACCCACAGTTGTCACCTACAATATTATGCTCAATGGTTTATGTAAATCTGGACTTCTGGATCGTGCAATAAGCATCTACATTAATATGGTTTCAGAAAACTGTTCACCAGACATTATAACTTACAATACTCTTCTACGCGCTGTGTGTAAAGAGGGCTTTATCGATGAGGGCATTGAGTTACTTCACTTATTGGCAGGCACTACTTCTCCGGGGCTGGTAAGCTATAATATAGTGATTGATGGGGTGACAAAAATGGGATATATGGACTCAGCAAAAGAATTGTATGGTGAAATGACAAAAAAGGGAATAACTCCTGATGAAATTACGCATAGTTGTATGACTTGGGGATTTTGTCGATTGCAACAACTTGAGGAAGCTGTACAGGTATTAAAGCTGATGACTAAGaaagaacaaaatattaaagATGGTGCTTACAGATATGTGATCCTTGGATTATGTAAACAGAGGAAGGTTGATGTTGCAATTCAGGCCCTGGATTTGATGGTAAGAAACCAATACCAGCCAGATGCGAGGATATATTATACTTTGATTAAAGCTCTTGCTGATGAGGGTATGGTAGAAGAGGCTAACAATTTGCACCAGCAGTTGGTCAGATGGAATCTTCTGAAAAAGGAAACCATGTTCAGTTAA